In Mycobacterium stomatepiae, the following are encoded in one genomic region:
- a CDS encoding MFS transporter, producing the protein MKSALPMAVWVFSSASVAMVTMAARIGERYSGPWVPGIAAAVTLGSGAVIQLIARRMNAGPQAGVAGATLAAIGFLLAAAGGPAPSMPLFLVTALLLGCGYGLCLRDGLSDVESMAPAEIRGILTGLFYIGAYLGFALPVVLIVFRPFAGVTAPLLVLAGLAATSAVFRVVHITADQRPCEAVTA; encoded by the coding sequence TTGAAGTCAGCCTTGCCGATGGCGGTGTGGGTGTTCTCGTCGGCGAGCGTCGCGATGGTCACGATGGCCGCGCGCATCGGCGAACGTTACAGCGGCCCTTGGGTTCCCGGTATCGCGGCCGCGGTGACGCTCGGTTCGGGCGCCGTTATCCAGCTCATCGCGCGGCGCATGAATGCGGGGCCGCAGGCCGGCGTTGCGGGCGCCACGTTGGCCGCGATTGGTTTTCTTCTTGCCGCAGCGGGTGGCCCGGCTCCCAGCATGCCGCTGTTTCTGGTCACTGCGTTGCTGCTTGGTTGCGGATACGGGCTCTGCTTGCGCGACGGCCTCAGCGATGTCGAGTCGATGGCGCCCGCCGAGATCCGCGGGATCCTGACCGGATTGTTTTACATCGGCGCTTACCTTGGATTTGCGCTACCAGTGGTGTTGATCGTCTTCCGACCTTTTGCCGGTGTGACGGCACCGCTGCTGGTTTTGGCCGGCCTGGCCGCGACGTCAGCGGTGTTTCGCGTCGTGCACATCACGGCGGATCAGCGGCCGTGTGAGGCGGTGACGGCATGA
- a CDS encoding GntR family transcriptional regulator — MAAKDGSSASARAYQHLRDRIVSGSIASGEMLSENDIAQSLEMSRTPVRLALVQLQHEGWVRIYPKRGALVRGLSDDDVRQLLQARLVLETGGVLDLSQQDRTELGVTLKQIVDEEAAAVDAGDWARFATLSLQFHRAFVAAGGNTYLTDFYDQIRDRQAVLLNQSQSVNEPRAAELIDEHRSLAAAVERDDRQALLERLRMHLDDAYGGDSEHRSA, encoded by the coding sequence ATGGCTGCCAAGGACGGCTCCAGCGCGTCGGCGCGTGCTTACCAGCATCTGCGAGACCGCATCGTCTCCGGAAGCATTGCCTCCGGAGAAATGTTGAGTGAGAACGATATTGCACAGTCCCTCGAAATGAGCCGTACCCCGGTGCGGTTGGCCTTGGTCCAGTTGCAGCACGAGGGGTGGGTGCGGATCTATCCGAAGCGCGGCGCGTTGGTGCGCGGATTATCCGACGATGACGTGCGCCAGCTGTTGCAAGCGCGGCTGGTGTTGGAAACCGGTGGTGTGCTTGATCTTTCACAACAAGATCGCACCGAGCTGGGGGTGACGCTGAAACAGATCGTCGACGAGGAAGCCGCGGCGGTCGACGCGGGGGACTGGGCCCGCTTTGCCACGTTGTCATTACAGTTCCATCGCGCATTCGTGGCCGCGGGCGGCAACACTTATCTCACGGATTTCTACGACCAGATTCGCGACCGCCAAGCCGTGCTGCTCAATCAGAGCCAATCGGTGAACGAGCCGCGGGCGGCGGAGTTGATCGACGAACACCGCTCGCTGGCCGCAGCCGTGGAACGGGATGACCGCCAGGCACTATTGGAGCGTCTGAGGATGCATCTGGACGACGCCTACGGCGGCGACTCGGAACACCGGTCCGCTTAA
- a CDS encoding PE family protein: MTVVPEVLTAARGELSGIGALIVDANRAAAAPTLGVVAPAADCVSEQVAVLFGGHAASYQSFSAHAGVFHQEFVRTLTAVGADYAQTEAANAAPLSQGTILPPRARPTTDRQFVDTRWHPAAAMTSRLGRPGAGDKRPIVSGAAAASNRSTLTRPGLLNHAAISRELGTPHNDLRGGILNGTRGVVQQIIQNQINYLKTIATALQTFLHDEIAAIEALPAAFKQAFQDLFAGHIKQSMNDVLRGFAHLFIDGMQWDGQQVASGGSAIFPSRAWMEAVFTGPLTDLAPIWQIPEQELQHTADLLKPLGLGILGNTVQNLADALKAWNDGWHVYFGQDVEGAGLKIGAPLALMFDVLGAPALATRALEDGLQATLDTLVAGHPLKAMLDFVATPAKVMRAFLFGQGYLELPPFAAKGVEYDGAVHLGGIFAPLGLGKEQVTQLWDGQWAEVTDPNRGTYTGGIVAALWSMMMGALRGLL, translated from the coding sequence ATGACGGTGGTGCCTGAAGTACTGACGGCGGCGCGCGGCGAGTTATCGGGGATCGGTGCGCTGATCGTCGATGCCAACCGCGCCGCAGCAGCCCCCACCCTCGGTGTTGTCGCGCCGGCTGCTGATTGCGTGTCGGAACAGGTGGCCGTGTTATTCGGCGGGCATGCGGCCAGCTATCAGTCGTTCAGCGCACACGCAGGTGTGTTCCATCAGGAGTTCGTGCGCACCCTCACTGCGGTCGGGGCGGATTATGCCCAGACCGAAGCGGCTAACGCGGCACCGTTGAGTCAGGGAACGATTCTGCCGCCCAGAGCGCGCCCCACGACAGATCGACAGTTCGTCGATACTCGTTGGCACCCAGCCGCCGCCATGACGTCGCGGCTCGGGCGCCCGGGAGCGGGGGACAAGCGCCCCATCGTGTCTGGCGCTGCGGCAGCTAGCAACCGGTCAACGCTAACGCGCCCGGGGCTACTCAACCATGCCGCGATATCGCGCGAACTTGGTACACCGCACAACGATTTGAGGGGCGGGATACTCAATGGCACTCGCGGCGTCGTGCAGCAGATCATCCAAAACCAGATCAACTATCTGAAGACAATCGCTACCGCGCTACAAACATTCCTGCACGATGAGATCGCCGCTATCGAGGCACTGCCGGCAGCCTTTAAGCAAGCTTTCCAAGACCTCTTCGCCGGCCACATCAAGCAGTCGATGAACGACGTATTGCGGGGCTTTGCACACCTTTTCATTGACGGTATGCAGTGGGATGGCCAGCAGGTCGCCTCCGGCGGCTCCGCGATTTTCCCCTCGAGGGCATGGATGGAAGCGGTCTTCACTGGCCCGCTGACGGACTTGGCACCCATCTGGCAGATTCCGGAACAGGAACTGCAACACACGGCCGATCTCTTGAAGCCACTCGGATTGGGCATCTTGGGCAACACCGTGCAGAATCTCGCCGACGCCCTCAAAGCATGGAACGACGGCTGGCACGTGTACTTCGGGCAAGACGTAGAGGGTGCCGGGTTGAAGATCGGGGCACCTCTCGCGCTGATGTTCGATGTCCTCGGTGCGCCCGCCCTCGCAACGCGGGCGTTAGAGGACGGCCTACAGGCCACGCTCGACACTCTCGTAGCCGGACATCCGCTAAAGGCGATGCTCGATTTTGTCGCAACTCCGGCAAAGGTAATGCGCGCCTTCCTATTCGGGCAGGGCTATCTTGAACTGCCTCCGTTCGCCGCGAAAGGCGTCGAATACGACGGTGCCGTTCACCTCGGCGGGATTTTTGCGCCTCTTGGACTAGGCAAAGAACAAGTGACACAGCTGTGGGACGGCCAATGGGCTGAAGTAACTGATCCAAACCGAGGCACCTATACCGGCGGCATCGTAGCGGCACTCTGGTCGATGATGATGGGCGCCCTGCGGGGACTGCTCTGA
- a CDS encoding WhiB family transcriptional regulator encodes MAGQPGTRQPTTSNSPAPRSTGVDGETWESEGLCRNAHPDALFVAKARQRRAAKICNGCPVLRQCAAHALDNKVEYGVWGGMTEHRRQTLLKQHPYVLSWAELLSRC; translated from the coding sequence GTGGCAGGACAGCCGGGAACGCGACAACCAACGACCTCCAACTCTCCGGCTCCTCGCAGCACCGGTGTTGACGGAGAGACCTGGGAATCAGAAGGGCTGTGTCGCAACGCTCATCCCGACGCGCTGTTTGTCGCCAAAGCCCGTCAACGTCGAGCGGCGAAAATATGCAATGGGTGCCCGGTGCTGCGTCAATGTGCAGCCCACGCACTGGACAACAAGGTCGAGTACGGAGTGTGGGGTGGGATGACCGAGCACCGTCGTCAGACCCTGCTCAAGCAACACCCTTACGTGCTGTCATGGGCGGAGCTGCTGTCCCGGTGCTAA
- a CDS encoding NAD(P)-binding domain-containing protein — protein MIWPRKTKDAAKLVAPPWHKDEVAAPIPGALATVAVPERLSVAVLGMEPLGTAVALRLVHAGFSPIGFDARPGKAARAVARGIVMAGGLAQAASVATVAIAVLPSAEALLQLSAQLRQCPDRQIRYVIDLSSLSTCTKICAADALQAIGITLLDCSVIGTSAQIYDGDVLVCASGPKPAIEHLRPVLAGFSRRVEEVGELGAATKMKAITSHLGMLHNAAPQKR, from the coding sequence ATGATCTGGCCGCGGAAAACCAAGGATGCGGCGAAGCTCGTCGCGCCACCCTGGCACAAAGACGAGGTGGCCGCTCCGATTCCCGGCGCACTCGCTACCGTCGCTGTGCCTGAACGCCTTTCGGTCGCCGTCCTCGGTATGGAGCCGCTGGGCACGGCCGTCGCACTGAGGCTGGTACACGCCGGCTTCTCGCCCATCGGTTTCGATGCCCGCCCGGGCAAAGCCGCCCGTGCGGTGGCACGGGGGATCGTGATGGCTGGCGGCCTCGCCCAGGCCGCCAGCGTCGCAACGGTCGCCATCGCAGTGCTACCAAGCGCAGAAGCACTGTTGCAGTTGTCCGCCCAGTTACGTCAATGCCCGGACCGGCAGATCCGCTATGTGATTGACCTCAGCTCACTTTCGACATGCACGAAAATCTGCGCCGCAGATGCTCTCCAGGCAATCGGCATCACGTTGTTGGATTGTTCGGTCATCGGCACCAGCGCCCAAATTTACGATGGCGACGTGCTTGTGTGCGCCTCTGGACCCAAACCCGCGATCGAACACCTGCGTCCCGTGCTTGCCGGGTTCAGCAGGCGCGTCGAAGAAGTCGGCGAACTCGGCGCCGCAACCAAGATGAAAGCCATCACCAGCCATCTCGGAATGCTCCACAACGCCGCACCGCAGAAGCGCTGA
- a CDS encoding Nramp family divalent metal transporter has protein sequence MTVTHQYGGVALADVQRRGRARTAFALVGPAFVASVAYVDPGNFATNFAAGGGYGYELVWVVVMANLMAILVQYLAAKVGIATGQNLAELCRRHYNRWTNVGLWLQAEIVAMATDLSEFVGAAVGLNLVFGLPLLPAGVVTAGAAFAILSLQQRGYRRFELVIIAMVAFVAIGFLYVFLAVGHQHYGQLVAGLVPQMTDRESVGLAVSIVGATVMPHVVYLHSALHINRVHAVTLEDRRILLRFNKWDCIIGLGSAGVVNLAMLCVAAALFHRPGLTNINDLGSVHAHLATLLGEGVALAFAIALLAAGLSSSSVGTYAGQVVMGGFMNWRIPLMVRRALTVLPALIILALTANTTQVLVLSQIVLSFGIPFALIPLILLSRRTDVMAQMVSRKITTTLTSVITAVITCLNAYLLYTTFAGWMS, from the coding sequence ATGACAGTAACGCACCAATACGGGGGAGTGGCACTCGCCGATGTCCAGCGGCGGGGTCGAGCGCGCACCGCGTTTGCACTCGTCGGTCCCGCCTTCGTCGCGTCGGTGGCATACGTGGACCCCGGAAACTTCGCGACCAATTTCGCCGCCGGCGGCGGCTACGGCTATGAGTTGGTGTGGGTCGTCGTGATGGCCAACCTCATGGCGATCCTCGTCCAGTACTTAGCCGCCAAAGTCGGAATCGCAACCGGACAAAATCTGGCTGAACTGTGCCGCCGCCACTACAACCGCTGGACCAATGTCGGGTTGTGGCTGCAAGCCGAAATAGTCGCCATGGCGACAGACCTTTCCGAGTTCGTCGGCGCCGCAGTCGGATTGAACCTCGTTTTCGGGCTGCCGCTACTCCCCGCGGGGGTCGTCACCGCCGGCGCGGCTTTTGCAATCCTGTCCTTGCAACAGCGTGGATACCGTCGCTTCGAACTGGTGATCATCGCCATGGTTGCTTTCGTGGCAATCGGCTTCCTCTACGTGTTCCTAGCCGTCGGCCACCAGCACTACGGGCAACTAGTCGCCGGGCTCGTCCCGCAAATGACCGATCGCGAAAGCGTGGGGCTGGCAGTCAGTATCGTCGGGGCCACCGTCATGCCGCATGTGGTCTACCTGCACTCAGCTCTGCACATCAATAGGGTGCATGCCGTCACCCTCGAAGACCGTCGTATTCTGCTGCGCTTCAACAAATGGGACTGCATCATCGGCCTGGGGTCTGCGGGAGTGGTCAACCTCGCCATGCTGTGCGTCGCCGCGGCACTGTTTCATCGGCCTGGACTGACCAACATCAATGACCTGGGTTCGGTGCACGCGCACCTTGCCACCCTTCTCGGCGAAGGTGTGGCCTTAGCGTTTGCGATCGCACTGCTAGCCGCCGGTCTATCGTCGTCAAGCGTCGGAACCTACGCCGGCCAGGTCGTCATGGGCGGGTTTATGAACTGGCGCATTCCCCTGATGGTGCGACGCGCCTTGACGGTGCTGCCGGCACTGATCATCCTCGCTCTGACCGCGAACACGACCCAAGTCCTCGTGCTGTCACAGATCGTGTTGTCCTTCGGTATCCCGTTCGCCCTCATCCCGCTCATCTTGTTGAGCCGTCGAACCGACGTGATGGCTCAGATGGTGAGCCGCAAAATCACCACCACCCTCACGTCGGTGATCACCGCGGTCATCACCTGCCTCAACGCGTACTTGCTCTACACCACATTCGCCGGATGGATGTCATGA
- a CDS encoding MFS transporter: protein MDSRLEKLVVTAVEVRATPRRYAALAILLVLFSTGWAANHFAALLPALADTRGLSRAALNGAFGIYALGLLPGLLASGGLSDRLGRRPVVLCGALVAALGNLIMLAQPDQTGILLGRLILGVGVGLTVSAGTVWTAEVHGEGGAIAAGVALTAGFALGPLFSGLTSQAMRGGGRSVHCHGRLVGSHRAGRVAAAYPPRTACCSCFDRAGG from the coding sequence TTGGATTCTAGATTGGAGAAGCTGGTGGTGACCGCTGTCGAGGTCCGTGCCACGCCGCGGCGCTACGCCGCACTGGCCATCCTGTTAGTCCTGTTCTCGACCGGTTGGGCCGCGAACCACTTCGCCGCGCTGTTACCCGCCCTGGCCGATACCCGCGGCCTATCGCGCGCGGCGCTCAACGGCGCGTTCGGCATCTATGCGTTGGGATTGTTGCCCGGGCTGCTGGCCAGCGGCGGGCTGTCGGATCGACTTGGCCGGCGTCCGGTCGTGCTGTGCGGCGCACTCGTCGCGGCGCTGGGGAACCTCATCATGCTCGCGCAACCCGACCAAACGGGCATCCTCCTGGGACGCCTGATCCTCGGTGTGGGTGTCGGCTTGACGGTCAGCGCCGGCACCGTGTGGACAGCCGAGGTCCACGGCGAAGGCGGCGCCATTGCCGCGGGGGTTGCGTTGACGGCCGGCTTTGCCTTAGGTCCCCTGTTTTCCGGATTGACGTCGCAGGCCATGCGAGGCGGTGGTCGTTCCGTTCATTGTCACGGTCGTCTTGTCGGCAGCCACCGCGCTGGTCGCGTCGCGGCTGCGTATCCCCCACGCACCGCCTGCTGCAGCTGCTTCGACCGCGCCGGCGGATGA
- a CDS encoding sensor domain-containing protein encodes MKQRYSFGVITVLGAAVLISGCTSVVSGNARSAVHLTPNSVIGSTIQRVMLGNGALSGIFDQPFRLGRLPAPQVGGPEVLRTDAVPGPPDCLGVARMLERNVYQSTGVRNVAVETWKPSTRRAFVLDVEEGVVSVASPRDAQTLFDTFAEQWHRCDDARQSFRVGETKVDATITNVDVAPAILAATVRMHFPTLDLDADPIYTVRALGVRGNCLVEVKVEYSRRFKPTHPKPGEMNTSAVTIARAMMYNISALP; translated from the coding sequence ATGAAGCAGCGGTATTCGTTCGGTGTGATCACGGTGCTTGGCGCCGCTGTGTTGATCTCTGGGTGCACGTCGGTCGTCAGCGGCAATGCCCGCTCTGCAGTGCATCTGACGCCAAACTCGGTCATTGGTAGCACAATTCAGCGAGTGATGCTCGGGAACGGGGCACTTTCCGGAATCTTCGATCAGCCGTTCCGGCTCGGTCGGCTGCCCGCGCCGCAGGTCGGTGGCCCGGAAGTGCTGCGCACTGATGCGGTGCCAGGGCCGCCCGATTGCCTTGGTGTCGCACGGATGCTCGAACGCAATGTATATCAATCGACCGGCGTCAGGAACGTCGCCGTCGAGACGTGGAAGCCCAGCACCAGAAGGGCTTTCGTCCTCGACGTGGAGGAGGGCGTGGTCAGCGTCGCCTCACCACGCGATGCGCAGACATTGTTCGACACGTTCGCTGAACAATGGCACCGCTGTGACGATGCGCGGCAAAGCTTTCGGGTAGGTGAGACGAAGGTCGACGCCACGATCACCAACGTCGACGTTGCCCCCGCTATTCTGGCCGCCACCGTGCGGATGCATTTTCCCACCTTGGATCTTGACGCCGACCCGATCTACACGGTCCGGGCGCTGGGAGTGCGCGGCAACTGCCTTGTCGAGGTGAAAGTGGAATACTCCCGCCGGTTCAAGCCCACACACCCAAAGCCGGGTGAGATGAATACGAGTGCGGTCACCATCGCCCGGGCCATGATGTACAACATCAGCGCGCTTCCGTAA
- a CDS encoding GntR family transcriptional regulator — protein MSRVSRQTGVDLARDTLRNMILRGEITAGQRLTLTDVADRIGTSVTPVREALRDLAATGLVDVDARKGARVHAPTTDDITEIYELRMMLEVRAMTEVAALEEERRVVAAIMAGKVATQMDDEHDVADWAALNLDFHVHLTDPLRETWPVLYCLIESLRNRSMLSVATALRAKPALMQQANRDHRKLVTAIRNGDTDGAERVTTQYLGRTLKVLLKSYSG, from the coding sequence GTGTCGAGAGTATCCCGTCAAACGGGGGTGGACCTGGCGCGTGACACGTTGCGCAACATGATCCTTCGTGGCGAGATCACCGCGGGGCAGCGCTTGACACTCACCGACGTCGCTGACCGGATCGGCACCAGCGTCACACCCGTACGCGAGGCGTTGCGAGACCTTGCCGCCACTGGATTAGTCGACGTCGATGCCCGCAAAGGGGCTCGGGTACATGCGCCGACGACCGACGACATCACCGAGATCTATGAGCTGCGAATGATGCTCGAAGTGCGAGCAATGACTGAAGTCGCTGCGCTAGAAGAAGAACGCCGGGTGGTCGCTGCGATCATGGCGGGAAAGGTCGCTACCCAGATGGATGACGAGCATGACGTCGCCGACTGGGCGGCGCTGAACCTGGACTTCCACGTCCACCTCACCGACCCGCTCCGCGAAACCTGGCCCGTGCTGTATTGCCTCATCGAGTCGCTGCGCAACCGATCGATGCTGTCAGTCGCCACAGCTCTTCGGGCCAAACCCGCACTGATGCAGCAGGCCAACCGTGATCACCGCAAACTTGTCACGGCAATCCGCAACGGCGACACGGACGGTGCCGAGCGTGTCACTACCCAATATCTTGGACGAACCCTCAAGGTCTTGCTCAAGTCCTACTCGGGCTGA
- a CDS encoding NAD(P)-dependent oxidoreductase, producing MAERIGLDPQQVWRLVTSEGTIADQLELRGALIASRMYGPSSATVSDCITELRQITELAQSVQSPTPLLDMAAVLYDVAASMGYGHHDSSAVHASYVQLPHP from the coding sequence TTGGCCGAACGCATCGGTCTTGACCCCCAACAAGTATGGCGCCTCGTCACCAGTGAAGGCACGATCGCCGACCAACTCGAGTTACGCGGCGCACTTATCGCCTCACGCATGTACGGCCCGTCGAGCGCCACGGTCAGCGACTGCATTACCGAACTGCGGCAGATCACCGAATTAGCCCAGTCAGTGCAATCGCCTACCCCGCTGCTTGATATGGCCGCCGTGCTCTACGACGTTGCCGCGTCGATGGGATACGGTCACCACGACAGCAGCGCGGTCCACGCGTCCTACGTTCAGCTACCACACCCCTAA
- a CDS encoding PE family protein, with product MSVAPECVAAVTSDLAGIGSVIEDATAAAAVPTAAVVAPAADTVSAQIAQLFTGHAQVYQSVSARAAAFHTNFVQTFSSSIASYARAGAANHAPLRTLPASAIGSMITARNPLGPLLLRDHSGLLASRAHLTANGRHLSVTGHDRLGSLGSGALSPEAIASRHGFARQGGLNGAPPPPPPNVEPRFPFFHQVLPNQIGYWRTLFEALKTLNPETIWNAVKTVTTQMVQNFSRVMGNLTDFSFFLHGGLRGFEIFFGTPLALAIDFLGAPVNALIALQTSVSAFTAALHAGNVLGALTAVVEAPVKMANAFLFGQTMVDWTLPVQFLPALTSLEIQIPMGDLFAPLRSGAIIVNGALRTS from the coding sequence GTGAGCGTCGCACCGGAGTGTGTCGCTGCGGTAACTAGCGACCTAGCGGGTATCGGTTCGGTGATCGAGGACGCCACCGCTGCCGCAGCCGTGCCGACCGCGGCGGTGGTGGCTCCGGCCGCCGATACGGTGTCGGCCCAGATTGCCCAGTTGTTCACCGGACACGCGCAGGTGTATCAGTCGGTCAGCGCGCGGGCCGCCGCGTTCCACACGAACTTCGTCCAGACGTTCAGCAGCAGCATCGCCAGCTACGCGCGCGCCGGGGCGGCCAACCACGCCCCGCTGCGCACACTGCCCGCCAGTGCGATCGGATCGATGATCACGGCCCGTAATCCGCTGGGGCCACTGCTGTTACGCGATCACAGCGGACTCCTCGCAAGCCGCGCCCACCTGACCGCGAACGGTCGGCATCTGTCTGTTACCGGGCACGACCGCCTCGGCAGCCTCGGCTCGGGCGCGCTTTCTCCGGAGGCGATCGCGTCGCGGCATGGGTTCGCCCGCCAGGGTGGCCTCAACGGGGCACCACCGCCGCCTCCTCCCAACGTCGAACCCCGCTTTCCCTTCTTCCACCAGGTGCTCCCCAACCAGATCGGCTACTGGCGCACCCTGTTCGAGGCACTGAAAACGCTGAATCCCGAGACGATTTGGAACGCCGTCAAAACGGTGACCACGCAGATGGTGCAGAACTTCTCCCGGGTGATGGGTAACCTCACCGACTTCAGCTTCTTCCTGCATGGCGGTTTGCGTGGCTTCGAAATCTTCTTCGGCACGCCGCTCGCCCTGGCGATCGACTTCCTCGGTGCGCCGGTCAACGCGCTGATCGCGCTGCAGACCAGCGTCTCCGCGTTCACCGCCGCCCTGCACGCCGGCAACGTGCTCGGAGCGTTGACTGCTGTCGTCGAGGCGCCGGTCAAAATGGCCAACGCGTTCCTGTTCGGCCAGACCATGGTGGATTGGACACTGCCAGTGCAGTTCCTGCCGGCACTGACCTCCCTGGAGATTCAGATACCGATGGGCGATCTGTTCGCGCCCCTGCGCAGCGGCGCCATCATCGTCAACGGGGCGCTCCGAACATCATGA
- a CDS encoding GAP family protein gives MLIRLIPPALMIAISPITVIPAILVIHAPRPRPAGLAFLGGWLVGLTGLTVFFGVTCGVLEHLQTSPPVWVSWLRMLSGSAIIAFATWRWLTRHRRSDTPSWMRPFATLTPVRAAVTAVALAPLRLEVLIMCAYAGLTIGTGGIGAINGWLHGAVFVAVAGSTVAIPILAYIGAGDRLGQELTALKGWMERHHAALEGSILVLVGVLLCFKGIRGL, from the coding sequence GTGCTGATCCGGCTCATCCCGCCGGCGCTGATGATCGCGATCTCGCCGATCACCGTCATCCCGGCGATACTGGTCATCCATGCCCCGCGCCCACGCCCAGCGGGCTTGGCGTTTCTCGGCGGATGGCTCGTCGGACTGACGGGACTGACCGTGTTCTTCGGAGTTACCTGCGGTGTGCTCGAACATCTTCAGACCTCGCCACCAGTCTGGGTGTCGTGGCTGCGTATGCTCAGCGGGTCGGCGATTATCGCCTTCGCCACCTGGCGGTGGTTGACGCGTCACCGCCGCAGCGACACCCCAAGCTGGATGCGTCCATTTGCCACGCTAACCCCGGTCCGGGCGGCAGTGACCGCGGTGGCGCTGGCGCCGCTGAGGCTTGAAGTGCTGATCATGTGTGCCTATGCGGGATTGACCATCGGAACCGGCGGTATCGGCGCCATCAACGGCTGGCTCCACGGCGCAGTCTTCGTCGCCGTCGCCGGGTCAACCGTGGCGATACCGATCCTGGCTTATATCGGCGCAGGTGATCGGCTCGGGCAGGAGTTGACGGCGCTGAAAGGATGGATGGAACGACATCATGCCGCACTCGAAGGATCAATTCTGGTCTTGGTGGGGGTGTTGCTGTGCTTCAAAGGGATCCGCGGCTTGTGA
- a CDS encoding cupin domain-containing protein — translation MTNPDGFHPDFTASDRDTPRKRVHHIKASELDPGTAQTEGMRRFAAISGKSVGALNLWMGEVHVAAATASGNHHHGESETAIYIRSGHPEFVFHDGDQEVRIATAPGDYIFVPPYVPHREENPDPTTPAEVVIARTTQEAIVVNLPALYAL, via the coding sequence ATGACCAACCCGGACGGATTCCACCCCGACTTCACCGCATCGGATCGCGATACACCGCGCAAGCGAGTCCACCACATCAAAGCCTCGGAGCTCGACCCCGGCACCGCCCAAACCGAGGGCATGCGGCGATTCGCTGCAATCAGCGGCAAATCAGTCGGAGCACTCAACCTGTGGATGGGCGAGGTCCATGTCGCCGCTGCGACGGCTTCGGGAAACCACCACCACGGGGAATCAGAAACCGCCATCTACATCCGCAGCGGACACCCCGAATTCGTGTTCCACGACGGTGACCAAGAAGTCCGTATCGCTACCGCCCCCGGCGACTACATTTTCGTCCCGCCGTACGTGCCGCACCGGGAAGAAAACCCCGACCCCACCACACCGGCCGAAGTCGTCATCGCCCGCACCACCCAGGAAGCGATCGTGGTCAATCTGCCGGCGCTCTACGCTCTCTAA